One window from the genome of Oreochromis niloticus isolate F11D_XX linkage group LG20, O_niloticus_UMD_NMBU, whole genome shotgun sequence encodes:
- the LOC100698327 gene encoding kelch repeat and BTB domain-containing protein 12 isoform X2, whose amino-acid sequence MDAEVLHSAQVEHGSLLLRQLERMRTAKELTDVVLLAEGIPFHCHKVVLSAFSPYFQAMFTCGLKETQGGEIPLRDTSAQSLRLLLDYMYRGELQLSNNNIQEVAVAAFLLHVDGAFRLCQSTMEACMDPSNCVGLYHWARNLGATGLADCALRYLCQHFAQVCEEEEVLELDAQSLGELLGLDDLNVSQEEVVLELVLRWVEKCRGDSEREAQAVELLRHVRLELVEPGFLRKARRRNPVLLRDAECFGMIDAVLQTSGLCEAAAPPRRALRYGMETTDLLLCLGGVNKEGVPARRGGLADLSFCFDPHVRKTYYIPSPLRGCSIVGQITAGAVSRENIIVVAVEAEDQHRTKGVDIYRYDSSEENSWVKLCSAAYRDMYALGLIGDALYLIGGQMKVRNHYVITDSVERWSLKRGGSWLGFAPLPLPLACHCVVTLKEHLYVLGGWTPQDHPDDEPDKLSNRVFQFDPGKDRWTECASMKYSRYRCGSAVLSGEIYILGGIGCDGEDRGQSRRCLSSVEIYNPDTDTWRPGPTLPTSLLSLRTNASNIGVVDGKLYLCGYYKGAGRHEIITKELLELDPADNVWTVVERRAAMHDSYDVCLVANLNPRDLFTP is encoded by the exons ATGGATGCTGAGGTGCTGCACTCTGCTCAAGTAGAGCATGGCTCCCTTTTGCTAAGGCAGCTAGAGAGGATGAGAACAGCTAAGGAGCTCACTGACGTGGTGCTGCTAGCTGAAGGGATCCCCTTCCATTGCCACAAGGTGGTGCTGTCTGCATTCAGTCCTTACTTCCAG GCCATGTTTACATGTGGTCTCAAGGAGACGCAGGGAGGAGAAATACCTCTCAGAGACACTTCTGCCCAAAGCTTAAGGCTGCTGCTGGACTACATGTACCGTGGCGAGCTCCAACTTTCAAACAACAACATCCAGGAAGTGGCCGTCGCTGCCTTCCTGCTACATGTAGATGGAGCCTTCAG GTTGTGCCAGAGTACCATGGAGGCCTGTATGGACCCGTCAAACTGTGTTGGTCTGTACCACTGGGCCAGGAACTTGGGAGCAACTGGCCTTGCTGACTGTGCCTTGCGATACCTTTGTCAACACTTTGCACAA GTTTGTGAGGAAGAAGAAGTGCTAGAGCTGGATGCTCAAAGTCTTGGGGAACTGCTTGGCTTGGATGACCTTAACGTATCACAGGAGGAGGTTGTTTTGGAGCTGGTGTTGCGCTGGGTGGAAAAGTGCAGGGGCGACTCAGAAAGGGAAGCCCAGGCTGTGGAGTTACTCAGGCATGTCCGACTGGAGCTTGTGGAGCCTGGATTTCTCCGTAAAGCAAGGAGGAGAAACCCG GTGCTTCTGCGGGATGCTGAGTGCTTTGGGATGATTGATGCTGTTCTCCAGACGTCAGGTCTCTGCGAGGCCGCAGCTCCTCCTCGCCGAGCTCTTCGCTACGGCATGGAGACAACAGATTTGCTCCTCTGTTTGGGTGGCGTGAATAAGGAGGGCGTCCCTGCACGGCGTGGAGGACTTGCTGACCTCAGTTTTTGCTTCGACCCCCATGTTAGGAAGACTTACTACATCCCCTCTCCCCTGAGGGGCTGCAGCATAGTGGGACAGATCACAGCAGGCGCAGTGAGCAGAGAAAACATCATAGTGGTGGCCGTAGAGGCAGAAGACCAACATCGAACGAAGGGGGTTGATATCTACAG GTATGACAGTTCAGAGGAGAACAGCTGGGTGAAGTTGTGCTCGGCAGCTTACAGGGACATGTATGCTTTAGGGCTCATAGGAGATGCCCTCTATTTAATCGGTGGTCAGATGAAAGTGCGTAATCACTACGTCATCACAGACAGCGTGGAGAGATGGTCGCTGAAGAGAGGAGGCAGCTGGCTCGGCTTTGCTCCTCTGCCTCTTCCATTAGCCTGTCACTGTGTTGTGACCCTAAAGGAGCATCTTTATGTGCTGGGGGGCTGGACACCACAG GATCACCCTGACGACGAGCCTGACAAGCTCAGCAATCGTGTGTTTCAGTTTGACCCCGGCAAAGACAGATGGACAGAGTGTGCCAGCATGAAGTACTCCAGGTACCGCTGTGGGTCAGCTGTCCTCAGTGGAGAGATCTATATATTAG GTGGTATAGGATGCGATGGAGAGGACCGTGGGCAATCACGTCGTTGCCTGAGCTCCGTGGAGATCTACAACCCAGATACAGACACCTGGAGACCAGGACCAACCCTCCCCACATCCCTACTTTCCCTTCGAACGAACGCCTCCAACATAGGAGTAGTGGATGGAAAGCTCTATCTCTGTGGATACTACAAGGGGGCTG GCCGTCATGAGATCATCACCAAGGAGCTTTTAGAATTGGACCCTGCAGACAATGTGTGGACAGTTGTGGAAAGACGAGCAGCCATGCACGACAGCTACGACGTCTGTCTGGTGGCTAATCTTAATCCTCGAGACCTCTTCACACCCTAA
- the LOC100698327 gene encoding kelch repeat and BTB domain-containing protein 12 isoform X1, with the protein MSCAWIRPTEERCIVIHSHPGENFACSTDNSKAATVEKSMDAEVLHSAQVEHGSLLLRQLERMRTAKELTDVVLLAEGIPFHCHKVVLSAFSPYFQAMFTCGLKETQGGEIPLRDTSAQSLRLLLDYMYRGELQLSNNNIQEVAVAAFLLHVDGAFRLCQSTMEACMDPSNCVGLYHWARNLGATGLADCALRYLCQHFAQVCEEEEVLELDAQSLGELLGLDDLNVSQEEVVLELVLRWVEKCRGDSEREAQAVELLRHVRLELVEPGFLRKARRRNPVLLRDAECFGMIDAVLQTSGLCEAAAPPRRALRYGMETTDLLLCLGGVNKEGVPARRGGLADLSFCFDPHVRKTYYIPSPLRGCSIVGQITAGAVSRENIIVVAVEAEDQHRTKGVDIYRYDSSEENSWVKLCSAAYRDMYALGLIGDALYLIGGQMKVRNHYVITDSVERWSLKRGGSWLGFAPLPLPLACHCVVTLKEHLYVLGGWTPQDHPDDEPDKLSNRVFQFDPGKDRWTECASMKYSRYRCGSAVLSGEIYILGGIGCDGEDRGQSRRCLSSVEIYNPDTDTWRPGPTLPTSLLSLRTNASNIGVVDGKLYLCGYYKGAGRHEIITKELLELDPADNVWTVVERRAAMHDSYDVCLVANLNPRDLFTP; encoded by the exons ATGAGCTGTGCATGGATCAGACCCACGGAGGAAAGGTGCATAGTCATTCACTCTCATCCGGGAGAAAACTTTGCATGCAGTACTGACAACAGCAAAGCTGCGACAGTGGAGA AGTCCATGGATGCTGAGGTGCTGCACTCTGCTCAAGTAGAGCATGGCTCCCTTTTGCTAAGGCAGCTAGAGAGGATGAGAACAGCTAAGGAGCTCACTGACGTGGTGCTGCTAGCTGAAGGGATCCCCTTCCATTGCCACAAGGTGGTGCTGTCTGCATTCAGTCCTTACTTCCAG GCCATGTTTACATGTGGTCTCAAGGAGACGCAGGGAGGAGAAATACCTCTCAGAGACACTTCTGCCCAAAGCTTAAGGCTGCTGCTGGACTACATGTACCGTGGCGAGCTCCAACTTTCAAACAACAACATCCAGGAAGTGGCCGTCGCTGCCTTCCTGCTACATGTAGATGGAGCCTTCAG GTTGTGCCAGAGTACCATGGAGGCCTGTATGGACCCGTCAAACTGTGTTGGTCTGTACCACTGGGCCAGGAACTTGGGAGCAACTGGCCTTGCTGACTGTGCCTTGCGATACCTTTGTCAACACTTTGCACAA GTTTGTGAGGAAGAAGAAGTGCTAGAGCTGGATGCTCAAAGTCTTGGGGAACTGCTTGGCTTGGATGACCTTAACGTATCACAGGAGGAGGTTGTTTTGGAGCTGGTGTTGCGCTGGGTGGAAAAGTGCAGGGGCGACTCAGAAAGGGAAGCCCAGGCTGTGGAGTTACTCAGGCATGTCCGACTGGAGCTTGTGGAGCCTGGATTTCTCCGTAAAGCAAGGAGGAGAAACCCG GTGCTTCTGCGGGATGCTGAGTGCTTTGGGATGATTGATGCTGTTCTCCAGACGTCAGGTCTCTGCGAGGCCGCAGCTCCTCCTCGCCGAGCTCTTCGCTACGGCATGGAGACAACAGATTTGCTCCTCTGTTTGGGTGGCGTGAATAAGGAGGGCGTCCCTGCACGGCGTGGAGGACTTGCTGACCTCAGTTTTTGCTTCGACCCCCATGTTAGGAAGACTTACTACATCCCCTCTCCCCTGAGGGGCTGCAGCATAGTGGGACAGATCACAGCAGGCGCAGTGAGCAGAGAAAACATCATAGTGGTGGCCGTAGAGGCAGAAGACCAACATCGAACGAAGGGGGTTGATATCTACAG GTATGACAGTTCAGAGGAGAACAGCTGGGTGAAGTTGTGCTCGGCAGCTTACAGGGACATGTATGCTTTAGGGCTCATAGGAGATGCCCTCTATTTAATCGGTGGTCAGATGAAAGTGCGTAATCACTACGTCATCACAGACAGCGTGGAGAGATGGTCGCTGAAGAGAGGAGGCAGCTGGCTCGGCTTTGCTCCTCTGCCTCTTCCATTAGCCTGTCACTGTGTTGTGACCCTAAAGGAGCATCTTTATGTGCTGGGGGGCTGGACACCACAG GATCACCCTGACGACGAGCCTGACAAGCTCAGCAATCGTGTGTTTCAGTTTGACCCCGGCAAAGACAGATGGACAGAGTGTGCCAGCATGAAGTACTCCAGGTACCGCTGTGGGTCAGCTGTCCTCAGTGGAGAGATCTATATATTAG GTGGTATAGGATGCGATGGAGAGGACCGTGGGCAATCACGTCGTTGCCTGAGCTCCGTGGAGATCTACAACCCAGATACAGACACCTGGAGACCAGGACCAACCCTCCCCACATCCCTACTTTCCCTTCGAACGAACGCCTCCAACATAGGAGTAGTGGATGGAAAGCTCTATCTCTGTGGATACTACAAGGGGGCTG GCCGTCATGAGATCATCACCAAGGAGCTTTTAGAATTGGACCCTGCAGACAATGTGTGGACAGTTGTGGAAAGACGAGCAGCCATGCACGACAGCTACGACGTCTGTCTGGTGGCTAATCTTAATCCTCGAGACCTCTTCACACCCTAA
- the slc26a6l2 gene encoding solute carrier family 26 member 6 isoform X2, with translation MEEKGSQSLEYFVKREVLDELCLDEVAQKGTWSTKPTLGDQVKDSLRCSVPRLKHILLTWIPVLSWLPRYSIRENALGDLISGCSVGIMHLPQGMAYALLASLRPVYGLYTSLFPVLVYFIFGTSRHISIGTFAVISIMVGSVTERLAPDSNFIVNGTNGTETVDIDTRDAYRVQVACALTVLAGLFQILLGVVRFGFVVTYLSEPLIRGYTTGSACHVCVSQLKYLFGVSPSRFTGPLSLVYTVLEICSLLPQTQVPELVVSLVALAVLIVVKEINDCYRQKLPLPIPIELIVVIAATVITHFCDLPSKYNIDVVGEIPSGLKAPSAPDTTFFSSVIGDAFAVAIVGFAINISLGKTFGLKYGYKVDSNQELVAVGLSNTIGGFFHCYCVTSSLSRSLVQESTGGKTQVAGVISSIIVLITVLKIGPLFEDLPKAVLSTIVFVNLKGMFKQFMDVPLLWKTNKVDLLVWLVTFISTVVLNLDMGLAVAIAFSMLTFIFRTQLPRYSILGNLPGTELYLDTDTYKEVKEIPGIKIFRSSATIYYTNAEMFLDTLQEKSGIEIGKLLSAKKKRDAKQKRKQEKEKKKTKKEAKKQESQMNIENISERTKGERNGTSVAFSMTETATDGLHKGQVNLAYQPDITMSDSDSDAGYDHITEFSGHGDEAKEQACDSGTHSIILDISTTSFVDTVTVKTLKNVYVCLLRCNFFLKDVKEKTKVRFVLFSQIFRDFGQVDLDICLAGCQACVVEQLEAADFFSASIPKTRLFITVHDAVLYILKKRGKADFVLDVSRNTQM, from the exons ATGGAGGAGAAGGGCTCGCAATCTCTGGAGTATTTTGTGAAGAGGGAGGTTCTGGATGAGTTATGCCTGGATGAAGTGGCTCAAAAAGGGACTTGGTCCACTAAACCAACACTGGGCGATCAGGTGAAAGATTCcctaag ATGTTCGGTGCCCAGGCTGAAACACATACTTCTAACCTGGATCCCTGTTCTCAGCTGGTTGCCTCGTTACTCCATCAGAGAAAATGCCTTAGGAGACCTGATTTCTGGCTGCAGTGTCGGCATCATGCATCTGCCGCAGG GCATGGCATATGCTCTTCTGGCTTCCTTGAGACCAGTGTATGGCCTATACACCTCCCTCTTCCCTGTGCTGGTCTACTTCATCTTTGGTACATCCAGACACATTTCTATAG GCACATTTGCTGTGATCAGCATCATGGTTGGGAGTGTGACCGAAAGGCTGGCTCCTGACAGTAACTTTATTGTGAATGGCACTAATGGGACGGAAACTGTGGACATCGATACACGCGATGCTTACAGAGTACAGGTCGCATGTGCCCTCACAGTCTTGGCGGGACTCTTtcag ATCCTGTTGGGTGTGGTGAGGTTTGGCTTCGTGGTCACCTACCTCTCTGAGCCCCTCATCCGCGGCTACACCACAGGATCGGCGTGCCATGTGTGCGTCTCCCAGCTCAAGTACCTGTTTGGAGTCTCACCGTCTCGCTTCACTGGCCCTCTCTCCCTCGTTTAC ACTGTGTTGGAGATTTGCAGCCTGCTGCCGCAGACTCAGGTGCCAGAGCTGGTGGTCAGCCTGGTGGCACTCGCTGTTCTCATTGTGGTCAAAGAAATCAATGACTGCTACCGACAGAAGCTGCCGCTGCCTATTCCAATAGAGCTCATAGTT GTCATAGCAGCAACAGTCATTACACACTTCTGTGACCTTCCTAGTAAATACAACATTGATGTGGTTGGAGAAATTCCCAGTGG GCTCAAGGCCCCTAGTGCTCCAGATACCACTTTTTTCTCAAGCGTTATAGGAGATGCTTTTGCTGTGGCCATTGTGGGCTTTGCCATCAACATTTCTCTGGGCAAAACATTTGGCCTCAAATATGGCTACAAGGTGGACAGCAACCAG GAGCTCGTCGCTGTGGGTCTCAGTAACACTATTGGTGGAttttttcactgttactgtgtgaCTTCCTCATTGTCACGGAGCCTCGTCCAGGAGAGCACAGGGGGCAAGACACAA gTTGCGGGGGTGATTTCCTCCATCATTGTGCTGAtcacagttttgaaaataggtCCTCTCTTTGAAGATCTCCCCAAG GCCGTCTTATCCACAATCGTGTTTGTGAATTTGAAAGGAATGTTTAAACAGTTCATGGACGTCCCTTTGCTGTGGAAGACCAACAAGGTTGACTTG CTGGTGTGGCTCGTAACATTCATAAGCACCGTCGTGCTCAACTTGGACATGGGCCTGGCTGTCGCTATTGCATTTTCCATGCTTACTTTCATCTTCAGAACACAACT ACCACGCTACTCAATCTTGGGCAACTTACCAGGCACTGAACTTTATCTGGACACAGACACCTACAAGGAG GTAAAAGAGATTCCAGGAATTAAAATCTTCCGTTCATCTGCAACTATCTACTACACAAATGCCGAGATGTTCTTGGACACCCTGCAGGAGAAG AGTGGAATCGAGATTGGGAAGCTGCTATCAGCAAAGAAGAAACGAGATGCAAAGCAGAAGCGTaaacaagagaaagagaaaaagaaaaccaagaAGGAGGCAAAAAAACAA GAGTCCCAGATGAACATAGAAAACATCTCTGAAAGAACAAAAGGAGAGAGAAACGGGACTAGTGTGGCCTTCAGCATGACAGAAACAGCTACAGATGGCCTTCATAAAGGCCAAGTGAACTTGGCTTACCAACCAGACATAACCATGTCAGATTCAGACTCAGATGCAGGTTATGACCACATCACAGAGTTTTCTGGGCACGGCGATGAAGCGAAAGAACAGGCCTGCGATTCGGGCACACACAGCATCATCTTGGACATTTCCACAACCAGCTTTGTGGACACAGTCACTGTGAAGACACTGAAAAATGTATATGTGTGCCTGCTGAGATGTAACTTTTTTCTAAAGGATGTAAAAGAGAAAACTAAAGTGAGATTTGTCCTTTTCTCCCAGATTTTCAGGGACTTTGGACAAGTTGATTTGGACATCTGCTTAGCAGGCTGCCAAG CTTGTGTCGTGGAACAGCTGGAAGCGGCGGATTTCTTTTCAGCATCCATCCCAAAGACCCGGCTGTTTATCACCGTCCACGATGCGGTGCTTTATATTCTCAAGAAACGGGGGAAGGCGGATTTTGTGCTT GATGTGTCCCGCAACACCCAGATGTGA
- the slc26a6l2 gene encoding solute carrier family 26 member 6 isoform X1, whose product MEEKGSQSLEYFVKREVLDELCLDEVAQKGTWSTKPTLGDQVKDSLRCSVPRLKHILLTWIPVLSWLPRYSIRENALGDLISGCSVGIMHLPQGMAYALLASLRPVYGLYTSLFPVLVYFIFGTSRHISIGTFAVISIMVGSVTERLAPDSNFIVNGTNGTETVDIDTRDAYRVQVACALTVLAGLFQILLGVVRFGFVVTYLSEPLIRGYTTGSACHVCVSQLKYLFGVSPSRFTGPLSLVYTVLEICSLLPQTQVPELVVSLVALAVLIVVKEINDCYRQKLPLPIPIELIVVIAATVITHFCDLPSKYNIDVVGEIPSGLKAPSAPDTTFFSSVIGDAFAVAIVGFAINISLGKTFGLKYGYKVDSNQELVAVGLSNTIGGFFHCYCVTSSLSRSLVQESTGGKTQVAGVISSIIVLITVLKIGPLFEDLPKAVLSTIVFVNLKGMFKQFMDVPLLWKTNKVDLLVWLVTFISTVVLNLDMGLAVAIAFSMLTFIFRTQLPRYSILGNLPGTELYLDTDTYKEVKEIPGIKIFRSSATIYYTNAEMFLDTLQEKSGIEIGKLLSAKKKRDAKQKRKQEKEKKKTKKEAKKQESQMNIENISERTKGERNGTSVAFSMTETATDGLHKGQVNLAYQPDITMSDSDSDAGYDHITEFSGHGDEAKEQACDSGTHSIILDISTTSFVDTVTVKTLKNVYVCLLRCNFFLKDVKEKTKVRFVLFSQIFRDFGQVDLDICLAGCQACVVEQLEAADFFSASIPKTRLFITVHDAVLYILKKRGKADFVLVGHHEYSSHF is encoded by the exons ATGGAGGAGAAGGGCTCGCAATCTCTGGAGTATTTTGTGAAGAGGGAGGTTCTGGATGAGTTATGCCTGGATGAAGTGGCTCAAAAAGGGACTTGGTCCACTAAACCAACACTGGGCGATCAGGTGAAAGATTCcctaag ATGTTCGGTGCCCAGGCTGAAACACATACTTCTAACCTGGATCCCTGTTCTCAGCTGGTTGCCTCGTTACTCCATCAGAGAAAATGCCTTAGGAGACCTGATTTCTGGCTGCAGTGTCGGCATCATGCATCTGCCGCAGG GCATGGCATATGCTCTTCTGGCTTCCTTGAGACCAGTGTATGGCCTATACACCTCCCTCTTCCCTGTGCTGGTCTACTTCATCTTTGGTACATCCAGACACATTTCTATAG GCACATTTGCTGTGATCAGCATCATGGTTGGGAGTGTGACCGAAAGGCTGGCTCCTGACAGTAACTTTATTGTGAATGGCACTAATGGGACGGAAACTGTGGACATCGATACACGCGATGCTTACAGAGTACAGGTCGCATGTGCCCTCACAGTCTTGGCGGGACTCTTtcag ATCCTGTTGGGTGTGGTGAGGTTTGGCTTCGTGGTCACCTACCTCTCTGAGCCCCTCATCCGCGGCTACACCACAGGATCGGCGTGCCATGTGTGCGTCTCCCAGCTCAAGTACCTGTTTGGAGTCTCACCGTCTCGCTTCACTGGCCCTCTCTCCCTCGTTTAC ACTGTGTTGGAGATTTGCAGCCTGCTGCCGCAGACTCAGGTGCCAGAGCTGGTGGTCAGCCTGGTGGCACTCGCTGTTCTCATTGTGGTCAAAGAAATCAATGACTGCTACCGACAGAAGCTGCCGCTGCCTATTCCAATAGAGCTCATAGTT GTCATAGCAGCAACAGTCATTACACACTTCTGTGACCTTCCTAGTAAATACAACATTGATGTGGTTGGAGAAATTCCCAGTGG GCTCAAGGCCCCTAGTGCTCCAGATACCACTTTTTTCTCAAGCGTTATAGGAGATGCTTTTGCTGTGGCCATTGTGGGCTTTGCCATCAACATTTCTCTGGGCAAAACATTTGGCCTCAAATATGGCTACAAGGTGGACAGCAACCAG GAGCTCGTCGCTGTGGGTCTCAGTAACACTATTGGTGGAttttttcactgttactgtgtgaCTTCCTCATTGTCACGGAGCCTCGTCCAGGAGAGCACAGGGGGCAAGACACAA gTTGCGGGGGTGATTTCCTCCATCATTGTGCTGAtcacagttttgaaaataggtCCTCTCTTTGAAGATCTCCCCAAG GCCGTCTTATCCACAATCGTGTTTGTGAATTTGAAAGGAATGTTTAAACAGTTCATGGACGTCCCTTTGCTGTGGAAGACCAACAAGGTTGACTTG CTGGTGTGGCTCGTAACATTCATAAGCACCGTCGTGCTCAACTTGGACATGGGCCTGGCTGTCGCTATTGCATTTTCCATGCTTACTTTCATCTTCAGAACACAACT ACCACGCTACTCAATCTTGGGCAACTTACCAGGCACTGAACTTTATCTGGACACAGACACCTACAAGGAG GTAAAAGAGATTCCAGGAATTAAAATCTTCCGTTCATCTGCAACTATCTACTACACAAATGCCGAGATGTTCTTGGACACCCTGCAGGAGAAG AGTGGAATCGAGATTGGGAAGCTGCTATCAGCAAAGAAGAAACGAGATGCAAAGCAGAAGCGTaaacaagagaaagagaaaaagaaaaccaagaAGGAGGCAAAAAAACAA GAGTCCCAGATGAACATAGAAAACATCTCTGAAAGAACAAAAGGAGAGAGAAACGGGACTAGTGTGGCCTTCAGCATGACAGAAACAGCTACAGATGGCCTTCATAAAGGCCAAGTGAACTTGGCTTACCAACCAGACATAACCATGTCAGATTCAGACTCAGATGCAGGTTATGACCACATCACAGAGTTTTCTGGGCACGGCGATGAAGCGAAAGAACAGGCCTGCGATTCGGGCACACACAGCATCATCTTGGACATTTCCACAACCAGCTTTGTGGACACAGTCACTGTGAAGACACTGAAAAATGTATATGTGTGCCTGCTGAGATGTAACTTTTTTCTAAAGGATGTAAAAGAGAAAACTAAAGTGAGATTTGTCCTTTTCTCCCAGATTTTCAGGGACTTTGGACAAGTTGATTTGGACATCTGCTTAGCAGGCTGCCAAG CTTGTGTCGTGGAACAGCTGGAAGCGGCGGATTTCTTTTCAGCATCCATCCCAAAGACCCGGCTGTTTATCACCGTCCACGATGCGGTGCTTTATATTCTCAAGAAACGGGGGAAGGCGGATTTTGTGCTTGTGGGTCACCATGAATATTCATCACACTTTTGA
- the slc26a6l2 gene encoding solute carrier family 26 member 6 isoform X3, with protein MEEKGSQSLEYFVKREVLDELCLDEVAQKGTWSTKPTLGDQVKDSLRCSVPRLKHILLTWIPVLSWLPRYSIRENALGDLISGCSVGIMHLPQGMAYALLASLRPVYGLYTSLFPVLVYFIFGTSRHISIGTFAVISIMVGSVTERLAPDSNFIVNGTNGTETVDIDTRDAYRVQVACALTVLAGLFQILLGVVRFGFVVTYLSEPLIRGYTTGSACHVCVSQLKYLFGVSPSRFTGPLSLVYTVLEICSLLPQTQVPELVVSLVALAVLIVVKEINDCYRQKLPLPIPIELIVVIAATVITHFCDLPSKYNIDVVGEIPSGLKAPSAPDTTFFSSVIGDAFAVAIVGFAINISLGKTFGLKYGYKVDSNQELVAVGLSNTIGGFFHCYCVTSSLSRSLVQESTGGKTQVAGVISSIIVLITVLKIGPLFEDLPKAVLSTIVFVNLKGMFKQFMDVPLLWKTNKVDLLVWLVTFISTVVLNLDMGLAVAIAFSMLTFIFRTQLPRYSILGNLPGTELYLDTDTYKEVKEIPGIKIFRSSATIYYTNAEMFLDTLQEKSGIEIGKLLSAKKKRDAKQKRKQEKEKKKTKKEAKKQESQMNIENISERTKGERNGTSVAFSMTETATDGLHKGQVNLAYQPDITMSDSDSDAGYDHITEFSGHGDEAKEQACDSGTHSIILDISTTSFVDTVTVKTLKNIFRDFGQVDLDICLAGCQACVVEQLEAADFFSASIPKTRLFITVHDAVLYILKKRGKADFVLVGHHEYSSHF; from the exons ATGGAGGAGAAGGGCTCGCAATCTCTGGAGTATTTTGTGAAGAGGGAGGTTCTGGATGAGTTATGCCTGGATGAAGTGGCTCAAAAAGGGACTTGGTCCACTAAACCAACACTGGGCGATCAGGTGAAAGATTCcctaag ATGTTCGGTGCCCAGGCTGAAACACATACTTCTAACCTGGATCCCTGTTCTCAGCTGGTTGCCTCGTTACTCCATCAGAGAAAATGCCTTAGGAGACCTGATTTCTGGCTGCAGTGTCGGCATCATGCATCTGCCGCAGG GCATGGCATATGCTCTTCTGGCTTCCTTGAGACCAGTGTATGGCCTATACACCTCCCTCTTCCCTGTGCTGGTCTACTTCATCTTTGGTACATCCAGACACATTTCTATAG GCACATTTGCTGTGATCAGCATCATGGTTGGGAGTGTGACCGAAAGGCTGGCTCCTGACAGTAACTTTATTGTGAATGGCACTAATGGGACGGAAACTGTGGACATCGATACACGCGATGCTTACAGAGTACAGGTCGCATGTGCCCTCACAGTCTTGGCGGGACTCTTtcag ATCCTGTTGGGTGTGGTGAGGTTTGGCTTCGTGGTCACCTACCTCTCTGAGCCCCTCATCCGCGGCTACACCACAGGATCGGCGTGCCATGTGTGCGTCTCCCAGCTCAAGTACCTGTTTGGAGTCTCACCGTCTCGCTTCACTGGCCCTCTCTCCCTCGTTTAC ACTGTGTTGGAGATTTGCAGCCTGCTGCCGCAGACTCAGGTGCCAGAGCTGGTGGTCAGCCTGGTGGCACTCGCTGTTCTCATTGTGGTCAAAGAAATCAATGACTGCTACCGACAGAAGCTGCCGCTGCCTATTCCAATAGAGCTCATAGTT GTCATAGCAGCAACAGTCATTACACACTTCTGTGACCTTCCTAGTAAATACAACATTGATGTGGTTGGAGAAATTCCCAGTGG GCTCAAGGCCCCTAGTGCTCCAGATACCACTTTTTTCTCAAGCGTTATAGGAGATGCTTTTGCTGTGGCCATTGTGGGCTTTGCCATCAACATTTCTCTGGGCAAAACATTTGGCCTCAAATATGGCTACAAGGTGGACAGCAACCAG GAGCTCGTCGCTGTGGGTCTCAGTAACACTATTGGTGGAttttttcactgttactgtgtgaCTTCCTCATTGTCACGGAGCCTCGTCCAGGAGAGCACAGGGGGCAAGACACAA gTTGCGGGGGTGATTTCCTCCATCATTGTGCTGAtcacagttttgaaaataggtCCTCTCTTTGAAGATCTCCCCAAG GCCGTCTTATCCACAATCGTGTTTGTGAATTTGAAAGGAATGTTTAAACAGTTCATGGACGTCCCTTTGCTGTGGAAGACCAACAAGGTTGACTTG CTGGTGTGGCTCGTAACATTCATAAGCACCGTCGTGCTCAACTTGGACATGGGCCTGGCTGTCGCTATTGCATTTTCCATGCTTACTTTCATCTTCAGAACACAACT ACCACGCTACTCAATCTTGGGCAACTTACCAGGCACTGAACTTTATCTGGACACAGACACCTACAAGGAG GTAAAAGAGATTCCAGGAATTAAAATCTTCCGTTCATCTGCAACTATCTACTACACAAATGCCGAGATGTTCTTGGACACCCTGCAGGAGAAG AGTGGAATCGAGATTGGGAAGCTGCTATCAGCAAAGAAGAAACGAGATGCAAAGCAGAAGCGTaaacaagagaaagagaaaaagaaaaccaagaAGGAGGCAAAAAAACAA GAGTCCCAGATGAACATAGAAAACATCTCTGAAAGAACAAAAGGAGAGAGAAACGGGACTAGTGTGGCCTTCAGCATGACAGAAACAGCTACAGATGGCCTTCATAAAGGCCAAGTGAACTTGGCTTACCAACCAGACATAACCATGTCAGATTCAGACTCAGATGCAGGTTATGACCACATCACAGAGTTTTCTGGGCACGGCGATGAAGCGAAAGAACAGGCCTGCGATTCGGGCACACACAGCATCATCTTGGACATTTCCACAACCAGCTTTGTGGACACAGTCACTGTGAAGACACTGAAAAAT ATTTTCAGGGACTTTGGACAAGTTGATTTGGACATCTGCTTAGCAGGCTGCCAAG CTTGTGTCGTGGAACAGCTGGAAGCGGCGGATTTCTTTTCAGCATCCATCCCAAAGACCCGGCTGTTTATCACCGTCCACGATGCGGTGCTTTATATTCTCAAGAAACGGGGGAAGGCGGATTTTGTGCTTGTGGGTCACCATGAATATTCATCACACTTTTGA